The Clarias gariepinus isolate MV-2021 ecotype Netherlands chromosome 26, CGAR_prim_01v2, whole genome shotgun sequence sequence GTTAAGTCAACGCTGTGTACAGACAGTATAAGTGGCATGAAGACATTTTGGGTTGCACTCATTATGATTCCAATGCATAGTGTAGCTATTGCTCAGTTTGTCTCTTTCAGTTTACCTtatcaaacctttttttttgttaataggAATTGACTAGCCATAGTctaaacacaatttattataagATTATCAAAGAGGCGACACATCATGTGGcagaaaatatctaaaaaaaaatgtaataagttGTTGTCCTTGgttgaaaaatttaaatttttgcattaaaatggTAGGCCCTCGGAAATGAAACGGGGGTACTGTTACCACCACAAAGCTGTTTTTGTTTCAAAAGGACATCCTGATTTTTTTAAGTCTTGTATCAACCTTGCTGTGtcttctttacctctgactgtttACTCCGTTACTGCTTCTTACAGAAACCAAGGATGCCTAGATGTATACAGACTATAACAAACACATTAATACACTGCGCACGGTGATAGCAAGTGAAAAATCTAGTCAATTTAATATTCAATTTCTTAATATAAGATAACAACGAACCAAATACAAgattattatatatgttttttttaaaaagtctgtaGATTACTGGGTTACAGATCAGAAGGTCAGTGGTTTGAGTCCCAGCATTGCCAAACTGCCATTGTTAAGGCCtagagcgaggcccttaaccctgtctgctccagggggcgctgtaacctggctgaccctgctTTCTGATCCTGGCATATGCGggaagaattttttatttaactgtgcTGGAAGGTACATGTGACTGATAATCGAATCTCAATCTTCAAAGTATACATTTCTTGTTCTTCCTGAAGATAATTTTACTAGTTTtgggcatttttttctttacaaaaatgcttaaaaattcaACTTAAAAACTTGGCAAAATATGTACAGAAAGAAGTTTTTAAACTTGTACTTGCTTTGTTTTAATCTTtagttatttaaacatattttagtaGCACCTTTTCCTGTGTTATAAACCTGTGAACCAGCGCTACTGTCAgaactgctgttatagaaaaatcataaaattatcAGCACTGTGGTATACGCTGCAAAAAATCTAAgcatcttagcaagtgaaatattcttgaatCTGTCCAAACTATCCATCACTCACTCCTTCatcgtctacaccgctttataTTCAGAGTCAcgaagggcctggagcctatcctaggagacttagggaacgaggcggagtacaccctggacaaggtgccagtccattgcagggcacacacacgtacacaccctcacacactcattcacacactacgggcaatttgggaacggtaATTAGTCTTTAGGCTCACCATTTaccaacccaccaagcacggagagattatgcaaactctatacacacagagacaggaatcgaactcggaccctggaggtgcaatgcgacagtgctaactactaatcCATCGTGCCGCCTCTCAGACTATCTATGATGTCTTGAAATAAGATTACCACAAattaaatataagattattaagcttaCCGTATTGCTCTACAAATGCTACTAAAATTGCAAGTAAAAAAAGTCTTGTTCTGTTGGAAGATAATTTTGCTAGCTTAAGGAATTGATTTCTTGAAAGAAGCAAATTATCTTCCAATAAGTTATTTTTTACTTgcaattttagtaacatttgactagaaataaactttgtaatgttatatttggtttgttgtaacgTTATTTTAAGAAATCATACATAGATTTGGCTAGATTCCAGAAAATGTCATTTGCTacgatgtatttttttttttttttttttgcagtgtaaatcctttttatattttgatttgaaAGTTTTAATAGTCACTTGAAGTTATTTTATGCTTTTCTGagacttctttttttcttcaaaacttTGGTCTACAACAGAGGTTCTCACGATGGTGCTGCACAGTCTTGCACTCAGAGTTCTTTATTTAGTTTAGCAAATGCCTGATCTCATCTTAGTAGCGTCGAGAACAGTAATCTGTTCAACAggaaatatattgtttatatacgGTACTTATCTGATTGTCTATCGGTCATGGATGAAGATAGTACGGCAGatgatgtgttttgttttaaatataatattttgtttatgtttatttctcctttttttcagcAACCACGAGTCAAAATTTTGAATCAAAGAATGACACCAACGGAAATGCTACCTGCAAGAAAGACCCTAAAGATTTGTCCTACAGAATCGCATTGATCATCATCTATACTCTTGTGCTGCTGGTTGGAACTATTGGTGTGTCCCTAATGATCAATGTGCTAAAATCAAATCTGCGCTCTTGGACCACCATCACCTTTTTCAACTTGATTTTGGTCCACGTTATCTTCATGGTCACCATTCCTTTCCGCATCTACTACTACATAACGGACTGCTGGAACCTGTCTCCGACATTCTGTAAAGTAGTCAGCAGCATGATCCACCTTCACATGCATGTGGTCTTCGTCATCTAcgtcatcatcctcaccatgCATTTCttgcattactttaaaaaagtggGACAAATGGAGTTCTACCGGAGTCTCCATGCCATGGGGTTTAGCATCGGCATTTGGACCCTTGTGATAATCGTCGGCCCCGTGGTCTTAGCTCATTATGGAACAAATACGACTGGCGGTGACTACAAATGCTTCCACTTTGGTAAAGAGCTCAATAATACAGCGGTGTTAGGGTGTAACATTTTTTTGTCGGTTGGTACAATAATTTTGTCGTGCATCGTGAGCTTTATGCTTGCAGTCATTCTTTACTCGATGATCAAAAAGTATGGTGCATCTTCATGGGCTCAGCAGGAGTTCTGGGCTCAGATGAAGAACGTCAGCCTGGTGCTTATCATCCTCTTCTGCCTGGCGCCGTATCACCTGTATCGGCTGTACTATCTAAAAATGTACACTTCTGAagaaaaagagatggagaacGAAGTGTTTCTCGCCATCACGTCCCTTACCTGCTTCGACATGATGTTCGTTTTCGCAGGAAAGGGGATATGCCACAGGTGTGGGGGTTGACTCCAGAAAACGCCTCTCTGTGGTGGAACCTTCTGTCGAACAGTTGCAGGAAAGGAGCTGGAGAACTACAGTCATGCTTTGCTGCCGAGTTCAATCTGAGCCATGCAGATCTAAAGGGTTTACAACTGACTCCCACCTTATGTTAGAATCTCTGCTGATGGATGCTTTGAGATTTTGATTGTCTGAACCTTAGATATTTCAGAAACAATAAAAGGCACTTAGCTTGCATAAGGTGAACTTATGAACTGCTTTTTTTCTTGGAAAGGGCCTTAAAAGGTTTaattttattgaatatttatcAGTATTGATAAAATTGTATAAACAGATCAagaataaagacaaataaaaatgtctaaGACGTGGCATGTGCACATAATACTTTTCCAAAGGCGTTTCGAAAACTGTCTCGGGTCTGAATGCTCGTCTGTGTTTATGGGTACTTCCTGTCTTTCTTATTATAGACACGTCCTCTTTATCTCAGT is a genomic window containing:
- the LOC128514219 gene encoding probable G-protein coupled receptor 141, with the translated sequence MRRLRHQPFALLPLVLAFHSSFCSNATTSQNFESKNDTNGNATCKKDPKDLSYRIALIIIYTLVLLVGTIGVSLMINVLKSNLRSWTTITFFNLILVHVIFMVTIPFRIYYYITDCWNLSPTFCKVVSSMIHLHMHVVFVIYVIILTMHFLHYFKKVGQMEFYRSLHAMGFSIGIWTLVIIVGPVVLAHYGTNTTGGDYKCFHFGKELNNTAVLGCNIFLSVGTIILSCIVSFMLAVILYSMIKKYGASSWAQQEFWAQMKNVSLVLIILFCLAPYHLYRLYYLKMYTSEEKEMENEVFLAITSLTCFDMMFVFAGKGICHRCGG